A genome region from Geobacter pickeringii includes the following:
- a CDS encoding ABC transporter substrate-binding protein, producing the protein MNRRDFLKTSGLALAAAATPFSRFAWAGGAKVNLKIGYLPITDHLLMIAAEREQFKALSIQPVKFSSWPEISEALKAGAIDGAFLLTPMGLTLRQRGVPVKVVLLGHRNGSVITVKNSGEINRIEDLKGKTIAIPSPFSTHNILLRKALTEKRIDPARDLKIIDMAPPEMVNALATGRIHGYIVAEPFGAQAEAQKVGKILALSKDIWHDHICCVLNLREQVVARQPEAVQELVSGMQRTAAFIEANPVQAARGSVKILGQKAEIVEKVLTSPRDRLSFLNLVPARADFAATENYMLKFGIAKQKVDLVGYLDDRFARVKG; encoded by the coding sequence ATGAATAGACGCGATTTTCTCAAGACCTCGGGGCTCGCCCTGGCGGCCGCTGCCACCCCTTTCAGCCGCTTCGCCTGGGCTGGCGGGGCCAAAGTGAACCTGAAGATCGGCTACCTTCCCATCACTGACCACCTCCTGATGATTGCCGCCGAGCGGGAGCAGTTCAAGGCCCTCTCAATCCAGCCGGTGAAGTTCTCATCATGGCCCGAGATCAGTGAGGCTCTCAAGGCCGGCGCCATCGACGGCGCCTTCCTCCTCACCCCCATGGGCCTCACTCTGCGTCAGCGGGGAGTACCGGTGAAGGTGGTGCTCCTCGGTCACCGCAACGGCAGCGTCATCACTGTGAAGAATAGCGGCGAGATCAACCGGATCGAGGATCTTAAGGGGAAGACCATCGCCATTCCGAGCCCCTTCTCCACCCACAACATCCTCCTCCGCAAGGCCCTCACCGAGAAGCGGATCGACCCGGCCCGCGACCTGAAGATCATCGACATGGCGCCGCCGGAGATGGTGAACGCCCTGGCCACGGGGCGCATCCACGGCTACATCGTGGCCGAGCCCTTCGGCGCCCAGGCCGAGGCCCAGAAGGTGGGGAAGATCCTTGCCCTCTCCAAGGACATCTGGCACGACCACATCTGCTGCGTTCTGAACCTACGCGAGCAGGTGGTGGCGAGACAACCGGAAGCGGTCCAAGAGCTGGTATCCGGCATGCAGCGCACTGCCGCCTTTATCGAGGCCAATCCGGTCCAGGCGGCCAGGGGGTCGGTGAAGATTCTCGGCCAGAAGGCCGAGATCGTGGAAAAGGTTCTGACCTCCCCTCGCGACCGCCTGAGCTTCCTAAACCTGGTCCCGGCCCGTGCCGATTTCGCCGCCACCGAGAACTACATGCTCAAGTTCGGCATCGCCAAGCAGAAGGTGGACCTGGTCGGTTACCTGGATGACCGCTTCGCCCGCGTCAAGGGGTAA